The Agrobacterium larrymoorei sequence TCGCCGTTGGCGGGCCTTTTTTCTGTTCCATACCTATAAAGAGCGGATAACCCGACCGGCTTCCGATTTTGAGTTGGAGAGGATTATGCTTTGCTGATAGAGTCTTACGAGTGATTTGTGTGATGGCGTAACGTTTATGACGGTCGCTTATCGAATCCACCTTCGTGGGGCTCGGGAGAGGTGGATAGTAGAGGCGTATTCAAGCCCATCGGTTTTTTAAAGGATATGCAGCCCTATGATAGACAGCGGGTTGCTGGTTTCCGTGACTTGAAAATGACAGTGCGAAACTCCACTTTCAGTCACGAATAAGAATATGCCGGAAACTTCCCAAGACGTCCGGCAAGCGTCCCTTACAGGGACCATGGAAAGGAAATGATATGACGAACATCACGTCTGCTGCATCTGGCGGTACCTATCCCGTACTTCCTCTGCGCGACATTGTCGTTTTCCCGCATATGATCGTCCCGCTGTTCGTCGGACGAGAAAAGTCCATTCGTGCACTCGAGGAGGTCATGGGCTCCGATAGGCAGATCATGCTTGTCACGCAGATCAACGCGAGTGACGACGATCCGGATCCATCGGCCATTCATAAAGTTGGCACTGTCGCCAACGTTCTTCAGTTGCTGAAGCTGCCCGACGGCACCGTCAAGGTTCTTGTTGAAGGCAAGGGCCGTGCGCAGATCGAAGATTACACTGGCCGCGAAGACTTTTACGAAGCGACCGCAACGATCCTGCATGAGCCGGTTGAAGATCCGGTCGAAATCGAAGCTCTGTCGCGCTCGGTCGTGTCCGAGTTCGAAAGCTACGTAAAGCTGAATAAGAAGATTTCTCCCGAAGTGGTTGGTGCCGCTGGGCAAATCGACGATTACTCCAAGCTCGCCGATACTGTCGCCTCGCACCTTTCCATCAAGATTACCGAAAAGCAGGAGATGCTTGAGACGGTCAGCGTGAAGCAGCGCTTGGAAAAAGCTCTCGGCTTCATGGAAGGTGAGATCTCCGTTCTTCAGGTGGAGAAGCGCATTCGCTCGCGCGTTAAGCGCCAGATGGAGAAGACCCAGCGCGAATATTACCTGAACGAACAGATGAAAGCGATCCAGAAGGAGCTTGGCGACGGCGAGGATGGCCGTGACGAGATGGCCGAACTGGAAGAGCGCATCGCCAAGACCAAGCTCTCCAAGGAAGCCAAGGAAAAGGCCGAAGCGGAGATGAAGAAGCTTCGCCAGATGAGCCCGATGTCGGCGGAAGCCACCGTCGTGCGGAACTATCTGGATTGGCTGCTGGGGCTGCCATGGGGCAAGAAGTCCAAGGTCAAGGTGGATCTCAATGCTGCCGAACAGGTTCTTGATCTAGACCACTTCGGTCTGGATAAGGTCAAGGAGCGTATCGTCGAATATCTGGCGGTACAGGCCCGTGCGACGAAGATCCGTGGCCCGATCCTGTGCCTTGTCGGCCCTCCAGGTGTTGGTAAAACATCGCTTGCGAAGTCCATCGCCAAGGCAACCGGTCGCGAGTATGTTCGCATGGCCCTTGGTGGCGTTCGTGATGAGGCCGAAATCCGCGGTCACCGCCGGACCTATATCGGTTCCATGCCGGGCAAGATCGTCCAGTCGATGAAGAAGGCCAAGAAGGCGAACCCGCTCTTCCTGCTCGATGAAATCGACAAGATGGGCATGGATTTCCGTGGCGATCCATCGTCGGCTCTGCTCGAGGTGCTCGATCCGGAACAGAACTCCACCTTCATGGATCACTACCTTGAAGTGGAATACGACCTGTCCGACGTCATGTTCGTGACCACCGCCAACACGCTCAACATTCCAGGCCCCTTGATGGACCGTATGGAAGTGATCCGTATTGCCGGTTACACGGAAGACGAAAAGCGCGAGATCGCCAAGCGGCACCTGCTGCCGAAGGCAATCAAGGAACATGCTCTGCGTCCGGAAGAGTTTTCCGTGACCGATGGCGCCCTGATGGCCGTGATCCAGCAGTACACACGCGAAGCCGGTGTTCGTAACTTTGAGCGTGAGCTGATGAAGCTTGCCCGTAAGGCCGTTACCGAGATCATCAAGGGTAAGACCAAGTCGGTCGAAGTCACGGCAGAAAACATCCACGACTATCTGGGTGTGCCGCGCTTCCGTCACGGCGAGGCCGAGCGTGAGGATCAGGTGGGCGTCGTAACGGGTCTCGCCTGGACCGAAGTGGGTGGCGAGCTGCTCACCATCGAAGGCGTGATGATGCCGGGCAAGGGTCGCATGACCGTGACCGGTAACTTGAAGGAAGTGATGAAGGAATCCATCTCTGCGGCGGCGTCCTATGTCCGTTCGCGTGCGGTCGATTTCGGCATCGAGCCTCCACGCTTCGACAAGAGCGACATCCACGTACACGTGCCGGAAGGTGCCACGCCGAAGGACGGTCCGTCCGCAGGTGTCGCCATGGCAACGGCGATCGTCTCCATCATGACGGGCATTCCAGTCTCGAAGGATGTGGCGATGACGGGTGAGATCACCCTTCGTGGTCGCGTCCTGCCGATCGGCGGATTGAAGGAAAAGCTGCTTGCAGCGCTTCGCGGTGGCATCAAGAAGGTGCTGATCCCGGAAGAGAACGCCAAGGATTTGGCTGACATTCCGGACAACGTGAAGAACGGCATGGAGATCATCCCAGTGTCCCGCATGGGTGAGGTTCTTGAGCATGCTCTGACCCGCAAACCCGAGCCGATCGAGTGGGACGGCAGCATCGAAACGCCGGTCATTGCGACTGTCGAAGGTGTCGATGATGGCAACCAGACCATTGCTCACTAAAAACTTGAGCGTTGTCTGGTGCTAAATTAGCACAGAACTTCTGGAAGGCCGGCGGAAATGCCGGCCTTTTTTGTGAAAAGATAACGAGACCTCTTGTTTTTCAGGCGATTCCATCGCTTTTGGGTGGCGGTGCGCGAATAGAACTCTATTCTGCGCGGACCTGATTTTGAGTCGTTTCATACCACTGAAAGGGATGGAAACATGAACAAGAACGAGCTCGTTACCGCAGTTGCCGAGAAGGCTGGCCTGTCTAAGGCTGATGCCGCTTCTGCCGTTGACGCCGTATTTGAAACCGTACAGAACGAACTGAAGGCTGGTGGCGACATCCGTCTCGCTGGCTTCGGTAGCTTCAGCGTCAGCCATCGCAAGGCAACCAAGGGCCGCAACCCGGCGACCCGCGAAGAGGTCGATATTCCTGCTCGCAACGTCCCGAAGTTCTCCGCAGGCAAGGGCCTGAAGGATGCGGTCAACAGCTGATCCGTCCTAGAGCGCCGTGCATCCGTGTGGACGCAAAAAGGGACGCTCTATCTTCCTAAAGTCTACGCATCTTGCTTCCCGAAAATCGATTCTGATTTTCCTGCCGGTGCTGGAGCCTCGTCTCGCATGAGGCCGATGACAATTCGATATTCTGTAAGCCCGGCCTCAGCGCCGGGCTTTCTTTTGACCATCTTGCGCTCGAGCGTGACGTGCCATATTTCTGTCGTGTCGGTTCTTCCGGCATTCGTTCTCAGGGCGGGGTGTAATTCCCCACCGGCGGTAAGAGGGAAATCTCAAGCCCGCGAGCGCCTGTTTTTCAAAGGAGAAGCAGGGTCAGCAGATCCGGTGTGACTCCGGAGCCGACGGTGATAGTCCGGATGAAAGAGAATGAGGTCAGGCTGCGTTCTCGTCTGCCGAAGCATGTGGCGCAAATGCCTAAAGCGGTTTTGCGCTATCACATGCGATGATTGAAGCGCCGGGTGCGAATCTTAGGATCGCGATGCGCTTTAATGGCGGTGAGGGGCAGTGCGCGTTTTACCGTTTCTTTCGGGATGCGGTTTCGTCGTCCTCATCTGTCCTGATTTGTGTTGGTCCTTTGGAAAAGGAAGCATGACATGAATCAGAGCGCTGTTTCGCTCTTACGTTCCCGGGCCGTTCTCGGTGCCGGCTTCATGGTTCTGGCGGGTATCGCCTTTGCCGCACTGAATGTCGTCACCCAGGAGCTCGCCATGACGCTGGGGTTTCCGCCAGCGTCCACAGCCTTCTGGCAATATGGCTTCGCGCTCATCCTCTCGCTGCCGTTGCTTGTTCGGCTCGGTTTGCGCGCGATGAAAACCGGCTATCCCTTCCGCCACATCTTCCGCGTCCTTCTTGCCGCTTTCGGCGTTCAGGCGTGGGTGATGGGACTTGTGACAGTGCCGATCTGGCAGGCCATTGCGCTGGTGATGACCTCGCCCTTCTTTATCATCATCGGCGCACGGCTATTCCTCGGGGAAACCGTCGGCCGCGATAGATGGCTGGCGACGCTGACGGGCTTCATCGGTGCTATGATTATCCTCCAGCCATGGTCAGACAGCTTCACCATGGCCGCGCTGTTGCCCATTCTGTCTGCTTTGCTGTGGGGTGGATCGTCGCTGATCATGAAGAACCTCACGCATCACGAGCCACCGGAAACGGTCACGGTCTGGTTGCTCGTCCTGCTGACACCGATCAATGCGGGCCTGGCTGCAGCCTCGGGCTTCGCGGTCCCGGAAGGTCTTGCTCTCTGGCTGTTACTTGGTGCCGGGCTGCTGACGGCGCTCGGGCAATATCTACTGACACTTGCCTACAACGCGGCCGATGCCGCCTATGTCCAGCCGTTCGACGACCTGAAGCTGCCGCTCAACGTCTTCGCAGGCTGGATTGTGTTTGGCTATGCGCCAAGCGGCTATCTCTGGCTTGGAGCCCTTCTTATCCTCTGCGCCTCGCTTTTCCTGATGCTGCGTGAGGCAGGCAGAGAAGCGACAGCCGCCTCTTGACGGCGTCATAGAAAGAATCCGGGCGCATCGCGCCCGGTCTTAATGTCAATCACCTGGGTGATGCATCAATACCCATTGCGGTTTCTTTCAA is a genomic window containing:
- the lon gene encoding endopeptidase La; its protein translation is MTNITSAASGGTYPVLPLRDIVVFPHMIVPLFVGREKSIRALEEVMGSDRQIMLVTQINASDDDPDPSAIHKVGTVANVLQLLKLPDGTVKVLVEGKGRAQIEDYTGREDFYEATATILHEPVEDPVEIEALSRSVVSEFESYVKLNKKISPEVVGAAGQIDDYSKLADTVASHLSIKITEKQEMLETVSVKQRLEKALGFMEGEISVLQVEKRIRSRVKRQMEKTQREYYLNEQMKAIQKELGDGEDGRDEMAELEERIAKTKLSKEAKEKAEAEMKKLRQMSPMSAEATVVRNYLDWLLGLPWGKKSKVKVDLNAAEQVLDLDHFGLDKVKERIVEYLAVQARATKIRGPILCLVGPPGVGKTSLAKSIAKATGREYVRMALGGVRDEAEIRGHRRTYIGSMPGKIVQSMKKAKKANPLFLLDEIDKMGMDFRGDPSSALLEVLDPEQNSTFMDHYLEVEYDLSDVMFVTTANTLNIPGPLMDRMEVIRIAGYTEDEKREIAKRHLLPKAIKEHALRPEEFSVTDGALMAVIQQYTREAGVRNFERELMKLARKAVTEIIKGKTKSVEVTAENIHDYLGVPRFRHGEAEREDQVGVVTGLAWTEVGGELLTIEGVMMPGKGRMTVTGNLKEVMKESISAAASYVRSRAVDFGIEPPRFDKSDIHVHVPEGATPKDGPSAGVAMATAIVSIMTGIPVSKDVAMTGEITLRGRVLPIGGLKEKLLAALRGGIKKVLIPEENAKDLADIPDNVKNGMEIIPVSRMGEVLEHALTRKPEPIEWDGSIETPVIATVEGVDDGNQTIAH
- the hupB gene encoding DNA-binding protein HupB, encoding MNKNELVTAVAEKAGLSKADAASAVDAVFETVQNELKAGGDIRLAGFGSFSVSHRKATKGRNPATREEVDIPARNVPKFSAGKGLKDAVNS
- a CDS encoding DMT family transporter, which encodes MNQSAVSLLRSRAVLGAGFMVLAGIAFAALNVVTQELAMTLGFPPASTAFWQYGFALILSLPLLVRLGLRAMKTGYPFRHIFRVLLAAFGVQAWVMGLVTVPIWQAIALVMTSPFFIIIGARLFLGETVGRDRWLATLTGFIGAMIILQPWSDSFTMAALLPILSALLWGGSSLIMKNLTHHEPPETVTVWLLVLLTPINAGLAAASGFAVPEGLALWLLLGAGLLTALGQYLLTLAYNAADAAYVQPFDDLKLPLNVFAGWIVFGYAPSGYLWLGALLILCASLFLMLREAGREATAAS